The candidate division Zixibacteria bacterium HGW-Zixibacteria-1 genome contains the following window.
CTCCACGCGGACAAGTCTCAACAAACTCAACGAATTCAACGAACCGCTCCAGGATTTTGGGCGAAACAGCGTGTTCCATCTTACAAGCCGCTTCATCAGCGTGCTTTTCTTCAACGGCAAGAACCTTGGTGAAAAAGTCGCGAAGTACTTCGTGGCGTCGAATAACATCCTTCCCCAGAACTTCACCTTTCCGAGTCAAAGTCACTAGTTCATAAGGTGCGTAATGGACCAATTTCCGTTCGGAAAGAGCTTTTAGCGCGCCAGTCACAGAAGAATAGTTGACCTTCAGTCGCTTCGAAATGTCTTTTACGCGGGCCGCCTGCTTCTCAGCAATCAGATTGTAAATGGCTTCAAGGTAATCCTCGAGGCTGGCGCTTAAAATCTCAACAGACATTTAATAATCTATCCTCTTCAAGTATTGTTTTGCCTTACGAAGATAGTATGGCATGCCAAACATATTGTCAAGCATTATTTTTGAATTTTTCACTTTTTGGGAACTCACATGAAATTGTATGAAGTGTAACATACACTTCTTTCTAACATTTTTCTAACATAATTAGCCAAAACAAGAGATAATAAGAGAAAACACCAGACAAAAGGCTCAAGCTAAGTTGTTGCTATTATTGCCTGTTAGTGTCTGGTGCTTTCTACTGTTTGGACTAATGTACAGGCTCATAACCCGAAGGTCAGGGGTTCAAATCCCCTCCCCGCTACCAACTTTTAAGCCCTGTTTCGGGCTTTTTTTATATTGAGAAAATGAAATAAAAGAATCGGGAGCACCTTTCGTAACTCTGGATCACCAATCGGGCTCCTGATTTATCCCAACAATTTTCCAAAGCCAGGGTGCCGAATTTGGCTGGTGATCGATATTGAGACCGATTATATTAACTCGATTTTCGATTTGGAATCAGTTGAATGAGGCAAAGATTGAAATGTAAGGGAATTAAATAGGATGAATATCTGTAACAATATTCTGCAGGCTATTGGGAATACTTCGATGGTGCAGCTTCGCAAGGTTGTGCCACCCGGCTGCGGGAAAATATTCGTGAAACTCGAATGGGAAAATCCAACCGGTTCGATGAAAGACCGCACGGCACAGGCCATGATTTCGCGGGCCGAAGAAGACGGCCGGTTGAATCCGGGGGATACGATCGTCGAATACACCGGCGGCAGCACCGGTATATCGCTTGCATTGGTCTGTGTTGCCAAGGGGTACCATCTTCATATCGTGACATCCAATGCCTTCAGTCAGGAAAAGCTGAAACATATGTCCGCTCTCGGCGCGGAGCTGACACTGGTGCCGAGTGAAGGAGGGTTGACCACCAAAAAACTGATTCTGGATATGATCGAGGCCGCCCGGGAAATCAGCAAAAAACCGCATACTTTCTGGAGCGATCAGCTCAATAATCATGACAGCATTGCCGGGTACTATCCCCTGGGTGAGGAAATCTGGAACCAGACAGGTGGAAAACTTGATGCCTTCGTTCAATGTGTCGGCACGGCGGCTTCGGCGCGAGGTGTGGCCAGTGTGCTGAAGCGCCACAATCCGAAGATTAAAATAATAATTGTCGAGCCGGCGGAATCAGCGGTGTTGTCGGGCGGCCAGGCGGGACCACACAAAATCGAAGGAGTCGGGATCGGTTATACTCCGCCATTGTGGGAACCGGATCTGGCGGATGAAATTATTCCGGTCGGTACCGATGACGCCAAGGCCATGGCCCGGCGCCTTGCCTGTGAGGAGGGCCTGTTTGCGGGGACATCTTCGGGAGCCAATGTAATCGCGGCCATACGAGTGGCGGAGCAACTAGGTCCGGAGGCGCGCATAGCCACTTTGATGGTGGATTCCGGTTTGAAGTACCTTAGCACGGATGTTTTCAGAAAATAGAGGATTCTATTAATCCCGGTAAAATGATCTATTTGTTGGACAAGCCTGCGGCGGCCCGCATCCTATCGAATGCGGAAGAGTGCCCGGTGGCGTAAAAGTCCAGAACCTGATCCGCACATTGCTCAACAGTCAGGGCATGTGTGTCCAACTCAATATCGTAAAGCTTTCCCAGATGTATATTTTCGATTTGTGCTTTTGCAAAACCCTGGCGCCGGCTGTCACGTTTACGCTCTCTTCGCTCGAGTTCTTCCAGCGGGCAATGCAAACCGACGAACAGAACATAGCGCCCGCCCAAAATTTCCAGGCATTGATCCATCCAGCTCTTATCAACCAGAACATGGTCAACGATCAGATTATTGCCCTCCTCAGCCATCACCCCAATAGATCGGTTCATGCCGCTCACCATCCGCATGAACATGTCCATATCGTCAGTTCGTGGCAGCATTTCGATAAAGGCATCAAGTTGCAAATGGAGGAAATCCTCCTTCAAACGCTTCTGCAATTCTTTGGCCAGACGGGATTTCCCCGAGCTGGAAACCCCGTTGATGAATATAATTTTCCCCGGATTCATGATATACTTTCCTTTGCAGAGATCCGTGACTTCAGAGATAGCCAGGCACAGCACTTATTCAATATAATTTGCAAAGATAATGAGTCGGTGTCAACTAAAAGCCTCGGCCACAGATTCACCGGCAGCGGGCAAGTTATATTTCTGGACGAAAAAGCTGGGAGTCCAAACCACGGTTGATTGACAAGATATCCATTACCGAGCCGGCGGCCGACCCGTTCACGCATATTGGAGTTGCTCTGGATAATTCGGATATAGATGAGTTCGTGATTTCCCGCGCGATGTCCCTGGCGAAAATTCATAAGGCTGAAATTACTTTGATTCATGTCTCCGACGCCCCCGGCGCCCAGGTTTATGGTGAGAATATATCGGATGAACACACCCGGGATGATATCGATTTTATCAGTGAAGTGGCCGAAATTCTAAAACATCAGGGTTATAATGCCCGGTCGGTTCTGAAAACCGGTCAGGCCGCGCAGGAAATCATCAAAGCCGTCAGGGATGAGAAAATCGACCTGTTTATTATGGGCTCACACGGACATCGATTGATAGGCGACATGTTTTACGGTGAAACAGTTTCCACCGTCAGGCACAATCTTGATGTCCCTATCATGGTCGTGAAGGCCCAGGCCTGATGATTATTGCGACAGTGGAATATTTTCTATATTAAACGAAGCCGCTTTTTTGTTCGCGAATATCATTCATGGCTTTTTTATTTCCGGCTTACATTGGATCAAAATGTAGTATGAATCACGGTTTTCTTTTATTATATTTGGCGTTATGCCACATTCTTACTTTGATTGGAGCAGTTGATCATGTTCCACACCATCTTACTTGCCTCATGGTCGATATTCCACCTTTATATTCTCTGGCGCGCCTCTTCTTTACCAATTATCAAACGCCATACTTCCCGCCTGCCACTGGTTATCATGACGGCAGCTCTATGGGCGACTTATTTTCTGCCTGAGAAAGTCGGTGAAATCGGATTGGGTTCCTTATCCGGGCCGTTGGAGCTTTTCCAAATGAATTGGCTCGGGACAACCTTCCTGATATTCACCTGTCTTTTCATTGTCGATATAGTCACTATTTTCGGCTTTCTGTTTAAGAAATATCTCGCGTTCTTGCGCACCATGGCATTTATAGCTGGAATAGTCCTTGCGATATTGGCTTTGTACCAGGGTTATCGGGCCCCGGTCGTGCGCGATTATGAAATCAGTCTGTCGCAACTGCCCCGGCAATATGACGGTTTGGTGCTGGTTGCTGTCTCCGATTTGCATGTTGGTACCTTCCTCGATGAAGAATGGCTGGAA
Protein-coding sequences here:
- a CDS encoding chloramphenicol phosphotransferase: MNPGKIIFINGVSSSGKSRLAKELQKRLKEDFLHLQLDAFIEMLPRTDDMDMFMRMVSGMNRSIGVMAEEGNNLIVDHVLVDKSWMDQCLEILGGRYVLFVGLHCPLEELERRERKRDSRRQGFAKAQIENIHLGKLYDIELDTHALTVEQCADQVLDFYATGHSSAFDRMRAAAGLSNK
- a CDS encoding DtxR family transcriptional regulator, whose amino-acid sequence is MSVEILSASLEDYLEAIYNLIAEKQAARVKDISKRLKVNYSSVTGALKALSERKLVHYAPYELVTLTRKGEVLGKDVIRRHEVLRDFFTKVLAVEEKHADEAACKMEHAVSPKILERFVEFVEFVETCPRGGSKWIKGFGYHCDHDDTMESCEKCVIGILDNIKDKKKDCEGKQRMTIQLNELEPGLKGRIVKIDSQGDARRRIAEMGVTPGSLIEVERVAPLGDPIEVKVKGYHLSLRKDEAKKITVEKL
- a CDS encoding cysteine synthase; protein product: MNICNNILQAIGNTSMVQLRKVVPPGCGKIFVKLEWENPTGSMKDRTAQAMISRAEEDGRLNPGDTIVEYTGGSTGISLALVCVAKGYHLHIVTSNAFSQEKLKHMSALGAELTLVPSEGGLTTKKLILDMIEAAREISKKPHTFWSDQLNNHDSIAGYYPLGEEIWNQTGGKLDAFVQCVGTAASARGVASVLKRHNPKIKIIIVEPAESAVLSGGQAGPHKIEGVGIGYTPPLWEPDLADEIIPVGTDDAKAMARRLACEEGLFAGTSSGANVIAAIRVAEQLGPEARIATLMVDSGLKYLSTDVFRK